In Cherax quadricarinatus isolate ZL_2023a chromosome 1, ASM3850222v1, whole genome shotgun sequence, the DNA window AAAGAAGTTTAGAGGAGACATTCTCACCGTTGCCCGTAAACGAACtccactttataaaaaaaaaatattcttctttcgaagcgtggaggagccatcttaactacactcttacctctggtcatctCGCTGATTAGTAGTTTTATAAAGTAAAAAATAATCGAAATGGTGGTAAAGGAATTTTGTCTCATCCCTCGGCTAACCgccgaaaaatatatttttaaaaatggaacAAATATCTTACCCACTCCTAAGCGCGAATCTCCTTTTCCCCGCCTTCGCAGAagcactgcaaccaccactatgGCGCGTAGGAAGGAATCTTCCAGCCTCTCGAGAGTGAAAGTGAAACCAGCCCAAAGCAAGGATGAGAAGGTCAGCACCTGCCCCAGCATAGCAACTCGCCCTCATAAGGGTAATTACCGCTTCGAGCTACCACCTCCCACGAGCGGGCACCCACCCGAGCTCTTTGTTGAGACTGGTGAGtcccccataaaaaaaaaaaaaaaaaataagctcgCTCGCTGTAATGCCGCCCGCGGCGGTGGCGGCAgtggcggcagtggcggcggctgcggcggctgcggTGGCGGGCACACCCGCGGTAGTTGCCGCGAGGAGtctaagagtaaaaaaaaaaaaaaaatccgaaacagaaaataataataaactccCGCCGGAAATACTTTTATCTTTAATATCAAGAAAAAACAACAGTCTTTCTCTCTCGCCTGAGGACTCTTCCCCAAATTTAAATGAAATAATTGATCTGTATTTCACGAGAGAAGAATTGCCATACGCGAAATCTATGCTAAATCTATTCAAGAATAATAATTCTTTCATTCGGTGGGATAAGAGAGGTATTTTATTCCCTCCATACCATAATTTAAACATCTTACAAATCATTAAATCTTTGACAAGCAGTCGAGCGTACATCGATAAAAAACTTTTGCCCGTTGTAGGGGAATTAGTGAGCCTTATTAGATTAGAGCCAAGATTTATAAAAAATCACAAGGCGAGAAAACAATTATTAGGCGGTTTTTATGTTAAAAAGACCAGGGAAAAAAAGCCGCTCTGGCTAGCCTATTGAAATTTAAGCTTTCATAAAGTCGAGAGAAGAGCTTTGCCCGCTTTAGTAAATACCGGGTCAGGATAGAGACAAGAAGTTCCTTCTCGAAGtgctattcataaaaaaaaaaaatggaccagCCATCAGTTGATTATCCCGAGAGAATTAATCTCCCGTTGAATGAAGAAGGAGAAAAGGACCCCAGTTTGTCGATATTATTACATCAATTAACGTCAAGACGAAAGATTTATCAGCAAGTGTGTTACAAAGCTCGTGTGATACAAAGTTTATGGCAAACCTACGAATCCTTCAAAGTCAATTGCCCCATGACCAGATTTACTAAGACTTTTgatgaaattgaaaaattatatgaCAATTTTAATCAGAAAGAACTGACGGCTGAAATCAGACGCTTAGAATATGCTACGCATGATTTCCAGGATATGATAGAAGCTTTTGAAGGGGCCCAAAGCTTGTATAAGCACCTTAGGCGAATGTCGACCTAGAGAGGTCCCCCAAACCCCTACCAAACCCACCCGCAGGAGTGGGAGGCTACAGCAGCGCGGTATTTAAACCCTGCCGCCGACGTACCGATAAACATTATCCGTCTCACTCCCTCAGCGAGGACTCTAAGGAACCCAACTGTTGACGAGAATGGAATATAAATTTCCAGTAATTGTCGGGGGAATAACGGGTGAAGAATTCCTGGAATATGGGGATTGTATCGTGTATCCCCACAACGCTACTTCTGCTCGCCCCTACGAGCCGGCTCTTTCACTCTGGGAAAAATATCCTTTTTCCAAAATTGAGCGAAAATCGCTAATCCTGGTGAACCGCGCCATAGCTGCAGATCGGGGCACACCCGGGGAAATTGTCCTAAAATCACCCCCACCATGCACCAACACCCTTGATGACAGGCCAGAGGATTTTTTAAGACCCCACCTTGCAGCACTAATATGTCAGTTCTCAGCGGGTCCTTGTCTTGAAAAGAATGAAATTGCGCAACAGCAATTAGAGCGTAGTCTCGACACACATTATGTACGCGGTTTGAGCAAGGACACGCAACAGAATCGACGAATTTGGTTTAAATTATGTCTGGTGTCCCTGGGTCGGGCAGTGATAGCCAATGGCAACATCAAACGGGTAATTTTACCCCAGTACATTGGCATGAGCAGAAAACAGGCCGATGAATGGCACACTGAATATCTCCCTCTCATTAACATATttcaagacatattactgaaacggGAAATTCAGACATGCTTGCTCGTACCGTCAGTGagcccatacttggcagtaccTAAAATCATCCTAGATGAGGTGGAAATTGAACGCGGCGCCTCCCCCGAAGCTCTAGAATGGGAAATACTACAGCTGTCTGTGGAGAAGCAAGGCACTGGCAGCATCAGCGGTGGCAGCAGTGCCggtggcggcagcggcaacagcagcagctgcagcagcggcagcggcggtgctGACGTCGGACCAGCCGGTGGGATTGGAACTAAACGAGACAGTGGCATGCGTGAAATGGACATGCCTGATGGAGTCGAGGTCACTTCACGCGGAAAACGCAAACGACAGCACGATGATGTGGATATTTTATTCCTAAATGCTgtaactaataaaaaaataaaaatgtaaactcttcaaactaaagtttttttaagcctttaaaaaatatatataatggtctatattttgtatttgcctcatactgtctctgtccctcAACATGGACAGAGGGGGTCCGGGGAAATATATCTATTTGAGCAGTTTAGAAAATATTGACATTTTCGACAATACAGCTTCGGCCTTTCAAAATATAATTACTGCAACGCCTTTAAATCCATCCTTGAACTACGAAATAGCCTTGCTTAATGTTTTGTATCCCAAAAAATTCAATGTTCTAACAAGAGACGATGCCGAATGCGGTATTGACATTATACAAAATCACATTACTGAAACAGGAATAAGTACAGAAGAAATAGTCCATCACTTTCTACCAAAAAATGATGTGTTATCGACAGATGCCAGCCATATTATTGAAGAAATTAATCGACAGCTAACAGCAGATTTAAAAAAAGCCTTTAGAGATAATTATTCGGCACATTTCCCGAAAGGGAAAATACTCAATTATGATGTCAGAATTGGGAGGGTTTTAGTTTCGACGAGATCGCGAACCTTTACGGGAAAAAACAATGCTGCCACTTCATTTAAAGCTCAATTTAAACCGAGAATAGCTCGGGTGCTTGGGCTTAGCAGCgctgaaaaatattatttatttcgtAGTGACGCGCCCGAGGGGACCTCCTTCCCCAAGCAGATTGCCCCATTCAAGCCTGATCCCACTGCCGGAGTTGATTATGTTTTAATATATAGTGATATTGTGGAACCGCAAATATACGGTAGTCAGTTAGTCAATATTCTGGATGCTTTCGCCTTTCAGGAGAGTTATTCAAAAGGTCCTCATCCTATGATGTACAAACCTCTATGCGTAACTAAATTAGATAAAATAGCTATCAAAATGACAGATCAGTTTGGTCGTAATCTGTCTTTTGAAAGCGGTCATTCCACTACCGTAGTGTTACATGTAAGACCGATAAATAAATAGAACCAACTCAGCGTAAAAATGGTTATTGTTTCTCTAACCGCCAAACATGCGTGTACCCTTTCAAGTGCCCTCTGAGCAGGAATTTCGGAGTTTATTCTCCCTAAAACCCTCCCAGGTGGGGGGTGGCCTGGGAGATATACAAACTTTTCACGCGCCATACAGAGTCCGAGGTGGGGGATTTTTTTCGGCTTTAGCGGGCCTAGCTAAAAGAGCTTTACCTTTTCTTTTCAGAGTGGCTGCGCCAAGTGCAGTAGAATTTGGAACTAAAATGCTCGATGATTATCAGTCTGGAAAAACAGACATGAAAGCTGCTCTTAAATCTCACGGGATAGATGCTTTAAAAGGTGTCGCAAAGAAGGTTATTACGGGCGGCAGAGTGAGCAGGGTGACTAAGCGACGGCTGAATAAATGCAAGTTAAATAAACGCCGACGAAGCCGAGTTGCTTATAAAACGGATGTATTCTCTCTTGTATAAACAGTTGCTTATTAGCCATGGCGGGTGTCGGGGCTGAAAACAGCGGACTCAAAGTCCCGTTAAATGATTATTCTTCCAGCGTCATTAATCAATTCCCGCGACCGCATAGACTGAGACAAGTTGAGAGTTCCATAGCTCGCACACAGAGTTTTGATACTCTACCAGtaaaccttcctctctctcaaaaACTAAAAGATAATTTTCTAGAATTTAGAATTCCTGGAGTTCCCGGAGCATTTCTAGATTTAGGCAAAATAGTTATAGAATTTAGAGTGACTCTAACAGAGGCCGATGGGCAAAGTCCACTAGGGGAAACTAGCAATATCGCTCTGGTCAATGGATTTTCCAACACGTTATTTAAAAGTGTCCAGTGTTTCCTGGGCGAGCAAATAACGGAATCAAATTCTAGTTTTAATTACTGGTCATTCATTAAACTCTGCAGCTCAGTAAAACGAAGCCAGTTGCCGAGTATCGCCCGACTGGGGTATCTCTTGCCCGACTTTAAAGGAGGAGAAGGTATAACTAAATTGTTCGATACAGCCTATTTCGCCCGCACATCGGCAAAAGAACCACAGATACTGACAAAGAATGATAAAGAACAGGGCATAACTCTGTGTTTTCCCTTGGCTCTGGACATATCCACTCTGGACCAATATCTGCTTGACAATATCGATTTAAAAATTAGGCTGGAATTATCCCCTCAAGCGTGGACTCTGAAAACAGAcgatgatgccagcacataccagCTCCATATTAATTACGCTAAATTATGGCTTAATAGAGTATACCCATATACATCAGCTTATATGGCCTTGAACAAGTCTCTAGCCTTAGACGCAAAGCCGATAATATATACTTTTAATCGCACTCTAAGTAAAAATTATGTGCTAGGTCACAATCAAACGAGCCTCCTAATAGATCAGCCATGGGGTCATGTAATTCCCGCCAAAATTTTCATGGTAATTTTGCCCATGACAGCCTATGCAGGAAAACATAAGGAGAATGGACTATATTTTGAGCATGGGGATCTAGCCAGTTTATctgtatgtattaataataatacagtttatCGCATAAGCAGTGATTTCCCCCATCATTATAGTAAATTATATTATGAGGCAATTAACTCTCTGGGCATTGAGGAAGAAAATTTAATTCTCTATGAATCATTCGCCTCCGGGCGAACCATCAATATTTTCAATTTAACAGACAGCCAAGTGGAAGACGCTCTCCCGATTGAAAAATCTGGTAACTTGAGAATTGAATTACAGTTCTCTAAGCCCGCCCCTCATAATAAGGTAGTTTTATTATTTGCTCAGACCACTGGTGTTTTATCCATCGACCAGAATAGATCTGTTCATTGTGATGTGCGagcataaataaaaaatgaattgCGCAGAAATAAATAATAGTTTAATTCCCGCCCTAGGAAATAAAGTCACATATATTGGCTGTTTCACTATAGACGCTCTACAGCAAATAAGATTAGATGACTATCCCTCAGACAGGCCCATAGTGCTTGTAAGTAATATTCTTCCTTCGTACAGTTCAAAAGTAATgggtcattttttttctcttctcttggaCAAGAAAAATAGTCTATCCTTCTTCTTTGACAGTTACGGGAAAAAACCAGAGAATTAtggcataaatttaaaaaattttttaaaactaaataaaattaaatatttatatcgTTTATCTGGCAGAACACAAAGTGATTTTTCACTCACTTGCGGTCTATATGTTATGATGTTTATTCATAAAGCAAGCCTTGTGGGATTAGAAAGagctttatatttttttaaaaaaaatttctcggAAAAATCGCTTTTTATCAATGACAGATTAGTGATAGCATATGCTAGAGAGAATTTTAAAATGTTACCTCCTTGTGAAAAAACATTTTGCCTAAGTCAAGGTTATCTTTGTGCTTCCCTCTGTGGGGAAGGTCACCTCTGACGAGAGTATCCCCCAAATACCCCTCCTGGCTGGTAAGGCCCTCTCTGAGCTGTATATAAGAGCCCGCTGAAGCTGTCTTCCCCGCAAAAAGATAGAGGCTGACCTCTCCATAGCCTTTTTACTctcatcatggtgaaggaagcAGACATTCTCGATTCTGGTAAGCGAGACATTTTATTTTGCTAAAAACTTCTCTTtgaatattaacgaaacaaacgactgcaagagacttataataatttttaaagttgagtctcttttttcaacagttttcactggaccagtcagaatttgtaaagtttttgattttatcggctggtagattggatacttctctttgaatattaacgaaacaaaacgagcgcaagagacttataataattttaaagttgagtctccttttttttttcttcaacagttTTCACTGGGCCAGTCAGAATTTGTAAAGTTTTGATTTTATCGGCTGGTAGATTGGAAGGGAAGGAACACACCGGCTTCAAACTCCTAAAGCGGTGTCATTGTGATGATAGCAGGAAACGCAAACAAAGACTTCCTCAGGAAAGGGTATGTCTTTCTATGTTCCCTCCTTTGGTAGATTAGAGACGAGTCCCACTCCTTTATTTGAAAGTGATAAATATGTTCTCTTTATGACTTACAGCCTGTGGAAGATGGGATCAGTTCATCTGATATAGAGGAGCCTATGAAGAAAGAACCAGATCTCGACAACGATGAAACGCAGAGCCTTCCCTCATGTCAGTCTGATGACCTCGTTGTGGACCTCTCTACGCTCGATACTGCTCAATCTGATGACTCTGTTGAGGTCACTGCCGCGGCAGGTGCTGAACAAACTGGCGACCTTGAAGCGCACCCTGACGGTCAGTCGGAGAAGGAAGGGAAAACCCCCGACGTGAGAGTAAATGCTGGAGATGGAGTAAAGCCGGCAGCTGGAGTAAAGACGGCAGGTGGAGTAAAGGCAGATGTTGATGTACCTGAAAAGGAAATCATTTTCGAGCGGGAGGTTATCAATCTTACAGAAAGTGAACAGGAGGAGCGCAGTCATTCAGTCTAACCAGTAAAACTCGCACAGTTTCGCCCCTTTGCTCGCGCTAAAAAACTTTGCACAGCTTTTTTTGCCCTTTTGTATgtgaattaataaaaatattgacaaactctgatttttatttacatataactatatattactatcttctctagtctaaacatatatatatatataaacaatatcgcACCACTTAAGCCTCTCCCCATCTGAGAGGAAAATGTATATGACAAAGTTCCTATAAGACCTCTATCAGCACAAAGGTCTCCCCTAGATGACCTTTTCTCACTGCTTTAAGCCTCCCCCACCTGGAAAGATCTAGCAGCTGGCAAGAATAAACACCACCGTAGTACCCGgaagaacctttttttttttttgctgaggtACGGACGGGCGAGCAACACTCCCTCGGGGGACCAGCTGCCCGTTCCATTACCGCGTTCTttaaacccagcagtgttgttgttgtgaagtAGCAACAGTCGCGTCAGTGAGTCGCAGCcccgggaagggggggggggactccctcggagatggtaagcttgtacccagtcacctgaatcctttgtactgcctctcccatctatcagagtgattgagtttggggagtcagaagtgatcattaccctaccttcttatacttagtaattac includes these proteins:
- the LOC138851137 gene encoding uncharacterized protein; translation: MVKEADILDSVFTGPVRICKVLILSAGRLEGKEHTGFKLLKRCHCDDSRKRKQRLPQERPVEDGISSSDIEEPMKKEPDLDNDETQSLPSCQSDDLVVDLSTLDTAQSDDSVEVTAAAGAEQTGDLEAHPDGQSEKEGKTPDVRVNAGDGVKPAAGVKTAGGVKADVDVPEKEIIFEREVINLTESEQEERSHSV